A region from the Janthinobacterium agaricidamnosum genome encodes:
- the wrbA gene encoding NAD(P)H:quinone oxidoreductase has product MKPTNLIILVLFYSRHGATRQLAELIAQGVESVPGCDARLRTVPAVSTVTEATAPEVPPDGAPYVELDDLQECAGLALGSPTRFGNMAAAMKYFWDGTASDWLAGSLSGKPACVFTSTGSLHGGQESTLLSMMIPLFHHGMLVMGLPYTHPELMTTSTGGSPYGATHWSGIDGDKALSDDEKRLAVALGRRLAENAAKLAGA; this is encoded by the coding sequence ATGAAGCCAACCAATCTGATTATTCTCGTATTGTTTTATTCACGCCATGGCGCCACGCGCCAGTTGGCCGAGCTGATAGCCCAGGGAGTGGAAAGCGTGCCTGGCTGCGATGCGCGCCTGCGCACCGTGCCCGCCGTCTCCACCGTAACGGAAGCGACGGCGCCCGAGGTGCCGCCTGATGGCGCGCCTTATGTGGAACTGGACGACCTGCAGGAATGCGCGGGCCTGGCCCTGGGCTCGCCCACGCGCTTCGGCAACATGGCCGCCGCCATGAAGTACTTCTGGGATGGCACGGCCAGCGACTGGCTGGCCGGCAGCCTGTCCGGCAAGCCCGCCTGCGTGTTCACGTCCACGGGCAGCCTGCACGGCGGCCAGGAATCGACCCTGCTGTCGATGATGATCCCCCTCTTCCACCACGGCATGCTGGTCATGGGCTTGCCCTACACGCACCCGGAACTGATGACCACCTCCACGGGCGGCTCGCCGTATGGCGCCACGCACTGGTCGGGCATAGACGGCGACAAGGCCTTGAGCGACGATGAAAAACGCCTGGCCGTCGCGCTGGGCCGGCGCCTGGCGGAAAACGCCGCGAAACTGGCAGGCGCATGA